A single region of the Mycobacterium lentiflavum genome encodes:
- a CDS encoding cytochrome P450: protein MEQLFDDLEDFGAFDDAISGDVRDPYTELARLRREEPVQRLETSGALPHEESLPMFIVYRHEDIQQMLRDNETFSSSAVIAAFGPVLGAGVMLGMDEPIHGRLRSLVSKAFSQKSLARWQDELVGRVANSLIDKFAPNGKADLVKEFTFDYPSQIIAGLLGLPEKDYPQFQRWSISLLSWLMNPERGLAASAALCEYFAPILEARRAEPKDDLISALAAAEIDGEKLADEEIFSFLRLLLPAGVETTYRSLGSLLLALLSNPAQLAAIRTDRSLLPQAIEEGVRWESPLLTITRVATCDTELGGVAIPAGATVMPMLGSANRQEDRYDDPNTFNIHRQAKANLGWGHGVHVCLGMHLARLEMRTAINLLLDRLPNLRLDPDGDDPHIRGQVFRSPTSVPVLFDAQK, encoded by the coding sequence ATGGAACAGCTATTCGACGACTTGGAGGACTTCGGCGCCTTCGACGACGCAATCTCCGGTGACGTGCGCGACCCGTACACCGAGCTCGCGCGGCTGCGCCGCGAGGAGCCCGTGCAGCGACTCGAGACTTCGGGAGCGCTGCCGCACGAGGAGTCGCTGCCGATGTTCATCGTGTACCGGCACGAGGACATCCAGCAGATGTTGCGCGACAACGAGACGTTTTCCTCGTCGGCGGTGATCGCCGCGTTCGGACCCGTGCTCGGCGCGGGCGTGATGCTCGGCATGGACGAGCCGATCCACGGACGACTGCGCTCGCTAGTGTCAAAAGCATTCTCGCAGAAGTCATTAGCGCGCTGGCAGGACGAGTTAGTCGGCCGGGTGGCGAACAGCCTGATCGACAAGTTCGCCCCCAACGGCAAAGCGGATCTGGTCAAGGAGTTCACCTTCGACTATCCGAGCCAGATCATCGCGGGCCTGTTGGGTCTGCCGGAAAAGGACTACCCGCAGTTCCAGCGGTGGTCGATTTCGCTGCTGAGTTGGCTGATGAACCCCGAACGTGGGCTGGCGGCGTCGGCCGCACTGTGCGAGTACTTCGCCCCGATACTCGAGGCGCGCCGGGCCGAGCCGAAGGACGACTTGATCAGCGCGCTCGCCGCCGCCGAGATCGACGGGGAAAAACTCGCGGACGAAGAGATCTTCTCCTTCCTGCGTTTGCTGCTGCCCGCCGGCGTCGAGACGACCTACCGGTCGTTGGGCAGCCTGCTGTTGGCGCTGCTATCGAATCCCGCGCAGTTGGCCGCGATCCGCACCGACCGCTCGCTGCTGCCGCAGGCCATCGAGGAGGGTGTGCGCTGGGAATCGCCCCTGCTGACCATCACCCGGGTCGCAACGTGCGATACCGAACTCGGCGGCGTGGCGATCCCGGCCGGGGCAACCGTGATGCCGATGCTCGGTTCGGCGAACCGGCAGGAGGATCGCTACGACGACCCGAACACGTTCAACATCCACCGGCAGGCCAAGGCGAATCTGGGCTGGGGGCACGGCGTACACGTCTGCCTCGGCATGCACCTGGCGCGCCTGGAGATGCGGACCGCGATCAACCTTTTGTTGGACCGGCTGCCGAATCTGCGGCTGGACCCAGACGGGGACGACCCACACATCCGTGGGCAGGTGTTCCGGTCGCCGACCTCGGTACCGGTGCTGTTCGACGCCCAGAAATAG
- a CDS encoding SDR family oxidoreductase, producing MAEPRSVVITGASRGLGFASAVRLYREGWRVVAAMRTPEKGMPLLRAATGAADDDDRLIGVQLDLTDFASIPVAAKVIEEAVGTPYALVHNAGISAAGMVEETDMALWQRMFATSVLGPVELTKALLPAMRAAGEGRIVLVASTAGVRGQPATAPYSAAKGALERWGESMACEIAPFGLGVTTLVSGTYDTEIITDAGTTDDRNFEGPYARLHHRMNSRGRFAMKMARPPERFADGLVKALADEAPFRRRAVGPDASMLLACNRILPASGMHHLSRTVLGIPKQGSMRGGAWPLTTGQKAMVFAARVLPQPVLQRLASLAAKRRKGNERTEG from the coding sequence ATGGCTGAGCCACGCTCGGTCGTCATCACCGGCGCATCCCGCGGACTCGGATTCGCCTCAGCCGTGCGCCTGTATCGCGAGGGGTGGCGCGTTGTCGCGGCGATGCGCACACCCGAGAAGGGGATGCCACTGCTGCGCGCCGCGACCGGCGCCGCTGATGACGACGACCGGTTGATCGGGGTGCAGCTCGACCTCACCGACTTCGCGTCGATTCCCGTGGCCGCCAAGGTAATCGAAGAGGCAGTCGGCACCCCCTATGCGCTGGTACACAACGCCGGTATCTCCGCTGCCGGAATGGTGGAGGAGACCGATATGGCGCTGTGGCAGCGGATGTTCGCCACCAGCGTGCTGGGACCGGTCGAACTCACCAAGGCCTTGTTGCCGGCCATGCGCGCGGCGGGCGAGGGTCGCATCGTGCTGGTAGCCAGCACGGCCGGGGTACGGGGTCAGCCCGCCACCGCACCGTACTCGGCGGCCAAGGGCGCGCTGGAGCGGTGGGGGGAATCCATGGCGTGCGAGATCGCGCCCTTCGGTCTGGGTGTCACCACGCTGGTGTCCGGCACCTACGACACCGAAATCATCACGGACGCAGGCACTACCGACGACCGCAATTTCGAGGGGCCCTATGCCCGGTTGCACCATAGGATGAACAGCCGCGGGCGCTTTGCGATGAAGATGGCCCGGCCGCCGGAGCGGTTCGCCGACGGCCTGGTGAAGGCGCTGGCTGACGAGGCGCCGTTCCGCCGTCGCGCTGTCGGGCCGGATGCGTCCATGCTGCTGGCCTGCAATCGAATTCTCCCGGCCTCGGGCATGCACCACCTGTCGCGGACTGTGTTGGGCATTCCCAAACAGGGGTCGATGCGCGGCGGGGCATGGCCGTTGACGACCGGCCAAAAGGCAATGGTGTTTGCCGCACGCGTGCTTCCACAGCCGGTGCTGCAGCGCTTGGCTTCACTAGCGGCGAAGCGCCGCAAGGGAAATGAGCGGACTGAGGGGTAA
- a CDS encoding spirocyclase AveC family protein, whose protein sequence is MSTEQSAPLQAADKPAAPGVKKRGWGGWIAGAALAAFALFFVANCRVALDPRVANPNVQGRPRPVKFLFGLDYITFLHISTIIMLLVLLVVFIRGWRRNPGSPVMLMFLCTTLIVWQDPIMNWSPFAVYNPDLIHWPESWPLVSLSPTVEPFVVFGYVTFYFGPYFPAIWILRKLQAKYGPTAFVSRHPLWSLGLLTCVIGFLFDAWLEIQLVHAGMYIYSQVIPWGSVFTGTTFQFPLIWESFSVTFVMVPAAILCYRDDTGKSVAEKLAAKAKIFPSRPVLGTFLVMFAIINVSYFAYGAWFWAIKVSHAATSVACPWPYPEAKVYDPQGYYEKAGAQGPYSVGIWSTWASGEPNGRPHVEAPPPGQGPCATVRKNG, encoded by the coding sequence ATGTCCACGGAACAATCAGCACCGTTGCAGGCAGCCGACAAGCCCGCCGCGCCGGGCGTCAAAAAGCGCGGCTGGGGCGGGTGGATCGCCGGTGCCGCGCTGGCGGCCTTTGCGCTCTTCTTCGTCGCGAACTGCCGTGTGGCTCTTGACCCGCGGGTTGCCAACCCAAACGTGCAGGGCCGGCCGCGGCCGGTGAAGTTCCTCTTCGGTTTGGACTACATCACCTTCTTGCACATCTCGACGATCATCATGCTGCTGGTGCTGCTGGTGGTGTTCATCCGGGGCTGGCGCCGCAATCCGGGCAGTCCGGTCATGCTGATGTTCCTGTGCACCACGCTGATTGTGTGGCAGGACCCGATCATGAACTGGTCGCCGTTCGCGGTCTACAACCCCGACCTCATCCACTGGCCGGAGTCCTGGCCGCTGGTGTCGCTGTCGCCGACGGTCGAGCCGTTCGTCGTATTCGGCTATGTCACTTTCTATTTCGGGCCGTACTTTCCGGCGATCTGGATCCTGCGCAAGCTGCAGGCCAAGTACGGGCCGACGGCATTCGTCTCGCGTCACCCGTTGTGGAGCTTAGGCCTGCTGACGTGCGTGATCGGTTTCCTCTTCGACGCGTGGCTGGAAATTCAGCTCGTGCACGCCGGCATGTACATCTACTCCCAGGTGATTCCGTGGGGATCGGTGTTCACCGGCACCACCTTCCAATTCCCGCTGATCTGGGAGTCGTTCTCGGTGACCTTCGTGATGGTGCCCGCGGCGATCCTCTGCTACCGCGATGACACCGGTAAGTCGGTCGCCGAGAAGCTGGCCGCCAAGGCGAAGATCTTCCCGAGCCGCCCGGTGCTGGGGACCTTCCTGGTGATGTTCGCCATCATCAACGTCTCCTACTTCGCCTACGGCGCCTGGTTCTGGGCCATCAAGGTCAGCCACGCGGCGACCTCGGTCGCCTGCCCATGGCCGTATCCGGAGGCGAAAGTGTATGACCCGCAGGGCTATTACGAGAAGGCCGGGGCGCAGGGCCCCTATTCGGTCGGCATCTGGTCGACCTGGGCGAGCGGCGAGCCGAATGGCCGGCCGCACGTCGAAGCGCCGCCGCCGGGCCAGGGCCCCTGCGCGACCGTGAGGAAGAATGGCTGA
- a CDS encoding ABC transporter substrate-binding protein, with amino-acid sequence MSYESSAEPIKVGYLMDFTLPPGFPEDLFAAFTRTFDLIFEEAVAQGLMDRPVQMIYREVEGLPKGSVKAVIDAYGELVDEGCLVVFGPNITDNCVPLREAIEDRFKVPAISVTGTDDWLGEWTFAFPQGSMTDEPIFLADLIAKRGLAEIGVLVEQSLIGESYLKNLRTACRRKGIRIVAEAAIAQTAQDINAAVQTLHEAKAEAIVHLGFGFGIVFINPALEALGWNPPRFTTTAWQNAWVNPIMWNAFMGWTGVDQYDEANRIGQEFLDTYAKKYDGSRPEFCVTVVNRDVAATLVRAFTDAHPLSPRGVKEALERVKMMPAASGAPGTRVSFGKWTRRAWMGAGYLVARTLDADGINSHLVDRFGEED; translated from the coding sequence ATGTCTTACGAAAGCAGCGCTGAGCCGATCAAGGTCGGCTACTTGATGGACTTCACGCTGCCGCCGGGGTTTCCCGAAGATCTGTTCGCCGCCTTCACTCGGACGTTCGACCTGATCTTCGAAGAGGCGGTCGCCCAGGGCCTGATGGACCGTCCCGTTCAGATGATCTATCGCGAGGTGGAGGGTCTGCCCAAGGGTTCGGTCAAGGCGGTGATCGATGCGTATGGCGAACTGGTCGACGAAGGCTGCTTGGTGGTCTTCGGTCCGAACATCACCGACAACTGCGTGCCGTTGCGGGAAGCGATCGAGGACCGGTTCAAGGTGCCCGCGATTAGCGTGACCGGCACCGACGACTGGTTGGGCGAGTGGACCTTCGCCTTCCCTCAGGGGTCCATGACCGATGAGCCGATCTTCCTTGCCGACCTCATCGCCAAACGAGGACTCGCCGAGATCGGTGTCCTGGTCGAGCAGAGCCTGATCGGTGAGAGCTACCTGAAGAACCTGCGAACTGCCTGTCGGCGCAAGGGGATTCGCATCGTGGCGGAAGCTGCCATCGCCCAGACGGCTCAGGACATCAACGCCGCGGTGCAGACGCTGCACGAGGCGAAGGCCGAGGCGATCGTGCACCTCGGGTTTGGATTCGGCATCGTCTTCATCAACCCGGCGCTCGAAGCGCTCGGTTGGAACCCACCTCGCTTCACCACCACCGCGTGGCAGAACGCATGGGTCAACCCGATCATGTGGAACGCATTCATGGGCTGGACCGGCGTCGACCAGTACGACGAGGCGAACCGGATCGGCCAGGAATTCCTCGACACCTACGCGAAGAAGTACGACGGCAGTCGCCCCGAGTTCTGCGTGACCGTGGTGAACCGTGACGTTGCCGCGACACTTGTGCGTGCGTTTACCGACGCTCATCCGCTCAGCCCCCGTGGCGTCAAGGAGGCCCTCGAGCGGGTCAAGATGATGCCCGCCGCATCGGGTGCACCCGGGACTCGAGTGTCGTTCGGCAAATGGACCCGCCGCGCCTGGATGGGCGCCGGCTACCTGGTGGCTCGGACCCTCGACGCCGACGGCATCAACTCGCATCTGGTGGATCGCTTCGGGGAGGAAGACTGA
- a CDS encoding CbbQ/NirQ/NorQ/GpvN family protein — translation MTDESGIACRNGADPDPEAGAARVRPYYQAVGGEEAIFKAAYRQGLALVLKGPTGCGKTRFVEAMAHDLGRPLITVACHDDLTTADLVGRYLLRGDETVWVDGPLTRAVREGAICYLDEVVEARQDTTVVLHPLADHRRQLPIERLGITLDAAPGFGLVVSYNPGYQSVLKDLKDSTRQRMVAIEFGFPAADVEEGIVAHEAGVDAATAAELVRFGQAIRRLETGGLREVASTRVLIAAGRLVAEGLTMGEAARAAIAGPLTDDVAVGRALGEMVEVYLGGGG, via the coding sequence ATGACCGACGAGTCCGGGATCGCTTGTCGCAACGGTGCGGATCCCGACCCGGAAGCCGGTGCTGCTCGGGTGCGGCCCTATTACCAGGCGGTCGGCGGCGAAGAGGCGATTTTCAAGGCGGCCTACCGCCAGGGTCTGGCACTCGTATTGAAGGGGCCGACGGGGTGCGGCAAGACTCGCTTCGTCGAGGCGATGGCCCACGACCTGGGCCGGCCGCTGATCACCGTGGCCTGTCACGACGACCTCACCACGGCAGACCTGGTCGGGCGCTATCTACTGCGGGGCGACGAGACGGTGTGGGTGGACGGCCCGCTGACCCGCGCGGTGCGCGAGGGCGCGATCTGCTACCTGGACGAGGTCGTGGAAGCCCGGCAGGACACCACCGTGGTGCTGCATCCGCTCGCCGACCACCGGCGGCAGCTGCCGATCGAGCGCCTCGGCATCACCCTGGACGCGGCACCCGGATTCGGCCTGGTGGTCTCCTATAACCCCGGCTATCAAAGCGTGCTCAAGGACCTCAAGGATTCGACCCGCCAGCGCATGGTTGCCATCGAATTCGGTTTTCCCGCAGCCGATGTGGAAGAGGGCATCGTCGCGCACGAAGCGGGCGTGGACGCCGCCACCGCGGCCGAACTGGTGCGTTTCGGCCAGGCCATCCGGCGCCTGGAAACCGGAGGGCTGCGCGAGGTCGCGTCGACCCGCGTCCTGATCGCGGCGGGCAGGCTCGTCGCCGAGGGTCTGACCATGGGCGAGGCGGCGCGCGCCGCGATCGCCGGGCCGCTCACCGACGACGTCGCCGTGGGTCGCGCGCTGGGCGAGATGGTCGAGGTCTACCTGGGCGGCGGCGGATAG
- a CDS encoding nitric oxide reductase activation protein NorD, protein MLASALAGRAVTVAGLSPGEPTWTDGQTIHVDAAAPARVQLEAIAVQASMIAAGSLVPDVVGSLIRHPRLAKRYLAVEGHRALVANAHLLPTVLASLSNRDIASRSDSPAASLDLAAGRASLDDPASEFGVIRAAKVMAACARVTKQDERAAPGHVPRSDGLRELEELDDGEVDDSDDADLFTSPVGGGGFIGKWLKKMLSSTRKAGSSNGGPPGADAPTHRTNSGKRGAHAVSSLASTASEDVDDAAAEADGVRYPEWDVVRKRYRPDWCTVREVAPQIKAVSFGATGPLDGALGVRRPLSRLGMGLHRRHRQSQGDDIDIDAAVEARVEVRAGSVPDESVYLDSLRRRRDLSVLLLLDVSGSSAEPGTVGRTVHEQQRAAIANLTVALHDLGDRVSLYAYYSQGRKAVTMVPVKRFDEHLDARIIRRLNSLEPGAYSRLGAAIRHGSSVLEARGGTSRRLLVVLSDGLAYDHGYERAYGAADARRALSEARRRGTGCVCLTVGAGTDVAALRRVFGSTAHATIGRPDQLARVIGPLFRSALRSAEVRRRVSS, encoded by the coding sequence ATGCTCGCCTCCGCATTGGCGGGCCGGGCCGTTACGGTCGCCGGGCTGTCACCCGGCGAACCAACATGGACGGACGGTCAGACGATTCACGTCGATGCGGCCGCACCTGCCCGCGTGCAGCTCGAGGCCATTGCCGTGCAGGCTTCGATGATCGCGGCCGGTAGCCTGGTGCCCGACGTGGTGGGGTCGTTGATTCGTCATCCCCGGTTGGCCAAGCGCTACCTGGCGGTCGAAGGCCACCGCGCACTGGTCGCCAATGCGCATTTGCTACCAACGGTTTTGGCGTCGTTGAGCAACCGCGACATCGCGAGTCGCAGTGACTCGCCCGCCGCGTCGCTGGACCTGGCCGCCGGACGAGCGTCCTTGGACGACCCGGCATCGGAGTTCGGCGTGATCCGTGCGGCCAAGGTGATGGCCGCGTGCGCCCGCGTCACCAAACAAGACGAGCGGGCAGCCCCCGGGCATGTTCCGCGCAGCGACGGATTGCGGGAGCTGGAGGAGCTCGATGACGGCGAGGTCGACGACTCCGACGACGCCGACCTGTTCACCAGCCCGGTTGGTGGGGGCGGCTTCATCGGTAAGTGGCTGAAGAAGATGCTGTCGTCCACGCGTAAGGCCGGCAGCAGCAACGGCGGGCCGCCCGGCGCGGACGCCCCGACGCATCGCACGAACTCCGGGAAACGCGGTGCGCACGCCGTGTCGTCGCTGGCCTCGACCGCGAGCGAGGACGTCGACGACGCCGCAGCCGAGGCGGATGGCGTCCGGTATCCGGAATGGGACGTCGTCCGCAAGCGGTACCGGCCCGACTGGTGCACCGTGCGGGAGGTCGCGCCGCAGATCAAAGCCGTCTCTTTTGGGGCGACCGGGCCACTCGACGGCGCCCTCGGGGTGCGTCGGCCGCTATCGCGACTCGGCATGGGTCTGCATCGTCGGCACCGCCAGTCGCAGGGGGACGACATCGACATCGACGCCGCCGTCGAGGCTCGCGTCGAGGTGCGGGCCGGATCGGTGCCCGACGAGTCGGTATATCTGGACAGCCTGCGGCGCCGGCGTGATCTGTCGGTGTTGTTGCTTCTCGACGTATCGGGGTCGTCGGCCGAGCCCGGAACGGTCGGGCGCACGGTGCACGAACAACAGCGTGCGGCGATTGCCAACCTGACCGTCGCGCTGCATGACCTCGGTGACCGGGTCTCGCTCTACGCCTATTACTCGCAGGGGCGCAAGGCGGTAACCATGGTGCCCGTCAAGCGATTCGACGAGCATCTGGACGCCCGCATCATCAGGCGGCTGAACAGCCTGGAACCCGGCGCTTACTCGCGCCTCGGCGCGGCCATCCGGCACGGCTCGTCGGTGCTGGAGGCGCGCGGCGGGACGTCTCGGCGGCTGCTTGTGGTGCTGTCCGACGGCCTCGCCTACGACCACGGGTACGAGCGGGCATACGGCGCCGCGGACGCGCGCCGCGCGCTGAGCGAGGCCCGCCGGCGGGGGACCGGCTGCGTGTGCCTGACCGTCGGCGCTGGGACCGACGTGGCAGCGCTGCGCCGGGTGTTCGGCAGCACCGCACATGCCACGATCGGCCGCCCGGATCAGCTCGCCCGGGTGATCGGACCGCTGTTCCGGTCGGCGCTGCGCTCGGCAGAGGTTCGCCGGCGGGTGAGCTCCTGA
- a CDS encoding acyl-CoA dehydrogenase family protein — protein sequence MDFSYPAELEQFRFELRDWLSANLTDELIAARRPSGRDDASFEMLRGWSRTMSDAGWAAVSWPREYGGRGATVLEQLIYTEETTRARAPMPLNVIGMNNIAPAIMQYGTEDQKKTLLPRMMRADDIWCQGMSEPESGSDLASLRTRAVRDGNDFVVNGQKIWTSLGHRAHWCQLYVRTDPDAPKHKGISCLIVDMKLPGIEVRPLVTLNGDTDFAEVFFHDVRVPADALLGPLNGGWQVATTTLSHERAGAARLYAEMQVRLEELVDDIAAETDALDDPVTLRRLGEIAVRIKYLEVLCQRSISATLYGGSELTAFGSASLAKTVWGEIGQDMAALAFDVLGTRGDDAAWANYRLTSRSLTIAGGTTQINKNITAQRVLGLPRK from the coding sequence GTGGACTTCTCCTATCCGGCGGAATTGGAACAGTTCCGCTTCGAGTTGCGCGACTGGCTGTCCGCGAACCTGACCGATGAGCTGATCGCCGCCCGCCGGCCCTCGGGTCGCGACGACGCTTCATTCGAGATGCTGCGCGGATGGAGCCGCACGATGTCCGACGCGGGCTGGGCCGCCGTCTCCTGGCCCCGCGAATACGGCGGTCGCGGAGCGACGGTTCTCGAGCAGCTGATCTACACCGAGGAGACCACTCGCGCGCGGGCTCCGATGCCGCTCAACGTCATTGGGATGAACAACATCGCCCCCGCCATCATGCAGTACGGCACTGAAGACCAGAAGAAGACGCTGCTTCCCCGGATGATGCGCGCCGACGACATCTGGTGCCAGGGCATGTCGGAGCCCGAATCCGGGTCCGATCTCGCCTCGCTGCGCACCCGCGCGGTCCGGGACGGCAACGACTTCGTCGTCAACGGCCAGAAGATCTGGACCTCGCTCGGTCATCGGGCGCACTGGTGCCAGCTGTATGTGCGCACCGATCCCGACGCCCCGAAGCACAAGGGAATCTCCTGCCTGATCGTCGACATGAAGCTGCCCGGCATCGAGGTTCGCCCGCTCGTCACGCTCAACGGCGACACCGATTTCGCCGAGGTGTTCTTCCATGACGTACGAGTACCGGCCGACGCGTTACTCGGACCGCTCAACGGCGGCTGGCAGGTGGCCACCACCACGCTCAGCCACGAGCGGGCCGGGGCGGCACGGCTGTACGCCGAAATGCAGGTGCGGTTGGAAGAATTGGTCGACGACATCGCCGCGGAGACCGACGCGCTCGACGACCCGGTGACACTGCGTCGCCTCGGCGAAATCGCGGTCCGCATCAAGTATCTCGAGGTGCTCTGCCAGCGGTCGATCTCGGCGACGCTGTACGGCGGGTCGGAATTGACGGCGTTCGGATCGGCCAGCCTCGCCAAGACCGTGTGGGGTGAGATCGGACAGGACATGGCGGCGCTGGCCTTCGACGTGCTTGGTACCCGCGGCGACGACGCCGCGTGGGCGAACTATCGCCTCACCTCACGCTCGCTGACCATCGCCGGCGGCACCACACAGATCAACAAGAACATCACCGCGCAACGCGTACTCGGATTGCCACGCAAATGA
- a CDS encoding acyl-CoA dehydrogenase family protein, translating to MNLELTDEQLALRDTTRRFLADKAPISGHVRGLLDDPAGVDDAVWRGLADLGTTGLLVPEEYGGAGMTMVEAGVVAEELGAALHPGPWLSTAVAAPRTLTRLCDSASAATLLAGIADGTTIATVSFLDFGNVAVDACGNDVVLRGELGDVPNAAAADVLLVLAEDANGTALFAVNTDSSAVSAAPERGIDQTRKQFRVQLDGAPAQRLATAAPTDVAAVIDDLLIATAADALGAARAVMDLAVEYAKVRKQFGQVIGSFQAVQHLCVDMYETVELARSGVVHALWAADALGSDERHLAALRAKAFAGRLATVGDTAIQVFGGIGYTWEHDAHLYLKRLLSWSALLGRPDRYLTELGARLANRSH from the coding sequence ATGAACCTCGAACTCACCGACGAGCAGCTCGCGCTGCGCGACACCACCCGGCGCTTTCTTGCGGACAAGGCACCGATTTCGGGCCACGTACGCGGGCTGCTCGACGATCCGGCCGGTGTCGACGACGCGGTCTGGCGTGGCCTGGCCGACCTTGGCACCACCGGGCTGTTGGTGCCCGAGGAATACGGCGGTGCCGGGATGACGATGGTCGAGGCCGGCGTCGTGGCCGAAGAGCTCGGCGCTGCCCTGCACCCGGGACCGTGGCTGTCCACCGCGGTGGCTGCACCGCGCACGTTGACCCGGCTCTGCGACAGTGCCAGTGCCGCAACGCTTCTGGCTGGAATCGCCGACGGGACGACCATTGCCACCGTCAGCTTCCTGGACTTCGGGAACGTCGCGGTCGACGCATGCGGTAACGACGTGGTCCTGCGAGGCGAGCTTGGCGACGTACCCAATGCCGCGGCGGCCGACGTGCTGCTGGTGCTGGCCGAGGATGCAAACGGCACCGCGCTTTTCGCGGTGAACACCGACTCTTCGGCGGTTTCCGCAGCGCCCGAGCGCGGTATCGATCAGACCCGCAAGCAGTTTCGCGTCCAGCTCGACGGCGCGCCCGCGCAACGACTGGCCACGGCTGCACCGACCGATGTCGCCGCGGTGATCGACGACCTGCTGATCGCCACCGCCGCCGACGCGCTCGGCGCCGCCCGCGCGGTGATGGATCTCGCCGTCGAATACGCAAAAGTCAGAAAGCAATTCGGTCAGGTCATCGGGTCGTTTCAGGCGGTCCAGCACTTGTGCGTCGACATGTACGAGACGGTCGAACTGGCCCGCAGCGGGGTGGTCCACGCGCTGTGGGCCGCCGACGCCCTCGGATCCGACGAACGCCATCTCGCCGCCCTTCGGGCCAAGGCGTTCGCCGGGCGACTGGCGACCGTGGGCGACACCGCGATCCAGGTGTTCGGCGGGATCGGCTACACCTGGGAGCACGACGCGCATCTCTATCTCAAACGCCTGCTGAGCTGGAGCGCACTTCTCGGCAGACCGGACCGGTATCTCACTGAACTCGGTGCGCGCCTTGCCAACAGGAGTCACTGA
- a CDS encoding nitroreductase family protein: MDIEYLLTATRSARKTLDLDATVDLEDIRECLRIGLQAANGSNSQAWRWLVVADPKKREKIAELYRDAYLKRVGGQLLADLLPGGTPESRLMSSTEWLVENMAKVPLLVIPSYQPYLPRVDGDESFHLATLYGSIFPAVWNFQLALHTRGYGTCVTTLHLHHEQEVAELLGIPPTFVQGALLPVGRLRAGHTFSPAPRRPLDEVVAVDSWDGPGL, translated from the coding sequence ATGGACATCGAATACCTGCTGACCGCCACCCGCTCCGCGCGCAAGACCCTTGACCTCGACGCGACGGTGGATCTCGAGGACATTCGCGAGTGCCTGCGCATCGGCCTGCAGGCGGCCAACGGCTCGAACTCGCAGGCCTGGCGCTGGCTGGTGGTCGCCGATCCGAAGAAGCGCGAAAAGATCGCGGAGCTGTACCGCGACGCGTACCTCAAGCGGGTCGGCGGTCAGCTGCTCGCCGACCTGCTGCCGGGTGGCACGCCGGAGAGCCGGCTGATGTCGTCAACGGAGTGGCTGGTCGAGAACATGGCGAAGGTTCCGCTGTTGGTAATCCCAAGCTATCAGCCCTACTTGCCGCGTGTCGACGGCGACGAATCGTTTCACCTGGCCACGTTGTACGGGTCGATCTTCCCCGCGGTGTGGAATTTTCAGCTGGCCCTGCACACTCGCGGCTACGGCACCTGCGTCACGACCCTGCACCTGCACCACGAGCAGGAGGTGGCCGAACTGCTCGGGATTCCGCCGACCTTCGTCCAGGGCGCGCTGCTGCCAGTGGGCCGGCTGCGAGCGGGACATACCTTCTCCCCCGCTCCGCGACGGCCTCTCGACGAAGTGGTCGCGGTGGACAGTTGGGACGGTCCCGGGCTCTAG